The following proteins are encoded in a genomic region of Triticum dicoccoides isolate Atlit2015 ecotype Zavitan chromosome 1B, WEW_v2.0, whole genome shotgun sequence:
- the LOC119349754 gene encoding uncharacterized protein LOC119349754, which yields MGSEPKEMKYRRRARAPEPGDYGQCGGGGGAVDWAALKQQDPAELLRKLDEIRDQITRSCEAAGPRGADPPHRMGRGAVSMRHAHADPLPPPPGRGALPEYYRSSRHAGRYGQGGPPSSYDQRSVCDDRYARQPSGRFRQPRPEGQWDGYGYGGQGSGHHSSCQCAQCVHGQRAMPPQEESIPMARFFAGQQRPPYQFDRSASSISSEYDRRSVASSLYSHLSMSKRRVEYFSKRADSFCRPAKGGAPFVVCSSCNQLLQLPPGKCTSPKQNRVQCGSCSEVVTFKLKGVKVHPAIPSSSFSVPKSVRSSDRRAPQSSGWYPYEDDDTSSFGSYRQKQNFSDNLSQSSIGSYGSSTSKERGPNKISQVKPVSVSKSRFADSPKDILCQGDADSQAEASVIRTISPQAPVLEDKLVDPFSSQQNDCSGGDQIKSKRYGLNSKGNFDVRGERIDVKCEQKSNESRKDGFSGETAKKAYGQKYLKQLNASCPDGHIGNKNTRKANSDDSRSSSFEDEATSKRYEEKSKQDDNSFEVQSVNKRYDNCNKEGYNNDFGFDSITKTCEEESIEDDYAKSLSSNCENAKGVAKNESSVSERTNTSSHVSSDAGLDEVQSSAGKSGDSSFFGGFLKKGFKDLSLFNQSMDSVKVSINGHPISERALRKAEKKAGPVSPGSYWYDQRAGFWGVMGHECSGIIPPFIKEFSYSMPKNCAGGNTGVLVNGRELHQKDFDLLVKRGLQRFSEKSYTVDISGNVIDAATGDKLRSLGKLAPTIEKMKRGFGMHVPEEIS from the exons ATGGGGAGCGAGCccaaggagatgaagtacagaaggagGGCGAGGGCGCCCGAGCCGGGGGACtacgggcaatgcggcggcggcggcggcgcggtggactGGGCCGCGCTCAAGCAGCAGGACCCGGCGGAGCTGCTCCGGAAGCTGGACGAGATACGGGACCAGATCACCCGGTCCTGCGAGGCCGCGGGGCCGCGGGGGGCGGACCCGCCGCACCGCATGGGCCGGGGCGCCGTCTCCATGCGCCACGCGCACGCCGACCCCCTGCCACCCCCGCCGGGCCGTGGTGCGCTGCCGGAGTACTACCGCTCCTCGCGCCACGCCGGCCGGTACGGGCAAGGCGGGCCGCCGAGCTCGTACGACCAGCGGTCCGTGTGCGACGACAGGTACGCGAGGCAGCCGAGCGGGAGGTTCCGGCAGCCGCGCCCGGAGGGGCAGTGGGATGGCTACGGGTACGGCGGCCAGGGGAGCGGCCACCACAGCTCGTGCCAGTGCGCGCAGTGCGTGCACGGCCAGCGGGCCATGCCGCCGCAGGAGGAGAGCATTCCAATGGCGAGGTTCTTCGCGGGGCAGCAGAGGCCGCCGTACCAGTTCGACAGGTCGGCCTCGTCGATATCGTCGGAGTACGACCGGAGGTCGGTGGCCTCGTCGCTGTACTCGCACCTTTCCATGTCCAAGAGAAGGGTTGAGTACTTCAGCAAGAGGGCGGACAGCTTCTGCcggccggcgaagggcggcgcgcCGTTCGTCGTGTGCAGCTCCTGTAACCAGCTTCTGCAGCTGCCTCCTGGGAAATGCACATCACCGAAGCAGAATCGGGTTCAGTGTGGCTCCTGCTCAGAGGTTGTTACTTTCAAGCTCAAGGGTGTGAAAGTTCACCCGGCGATCCCATCATCGTCATTCAGTGTACCAAAAAGTGTGAGAAGCTCAGATCGCCGGGCTCCTCAAAGTTCTGGGTGGTATCCATATGAGGATGATGACACTTCCAGTTTCGGTAGCTATCGACAGAAACAGAATTTTTCCGACAATCTGTCGCAGTCTTCTATTGGAAGCTATGGCAGCAGCACAAGCAAAGAGCGCGGGCCAAACAAGATCAGTCAGGTAAAACCTGTATCTGTCAGCAAGTCCAGATTTGCAGATAGCCCAAAAGATATATTATGTCAGGGAGATGCAGACAGTCAGGCCGAAGCTTCAGTTATTCGCACAATCAGTCCACAAGCCCCAGTTTTAGAGGACAAACTTGTTGATCCCTTTTCCAGCCAGCAAAATGATTGCAGTGGTGGGGATCAAATCAAGAGCAAGAGGTATGGCTTAAATAGCAAAGGAAACTTTGATGTTCGAGGTGAGAGGATTGATGTGAAATGTGAACAAAAGAGCAATGAAAGTCGGAAGGATGGATTTAGTGGAGAAACCGCGAAGAAGGCATATGGACAGAAATATCTCAAACAACTTAATGCTAGTTGTCCTGATGGTCACATTGGTAACAAGAACACGCGGAAGGCCAATAGTGATGATAGCAGGAGCAGCAGCTTCGAAGATGAAGCTACAAGCAAAAGGTATGAAGAAAAGAGCAAACAAGATGACAACAGCTTTGAAGTTCAGAGTGTTAATAAGAGATACGACAACTGCAACAAGGAAGGTTATAACAATGACTTTGGATTCGATAGCATAACTAAGACATGTGAAGAAGAGAGCATAGAAGATGATTATGCTAAATCACTGTCCTCAAACTGTGAAAATGCCAAGGGAGTAGCCAAAAATGAGTCATCAGTCAGTGAGCGAACAAATACTAGCTCGCATGTCTCTTCTGATGCTGGGCTAGATGAAGTTCAATCTTCAGCTGGTAAGAGTGGGGATTCATCATTTTTTGGTGGTTTCTTAAAGAAAGGTTTCAAGGATCTTTCTTTATTCAACCAGTCTATGGACAGTGTCAAGGTTTCGATCAATGGTCATCCAATCTCTGAGCGTGCTCTTCGTAAGGCGGAGAAAAAAGCTGGTCCTGTTAGCCCTGGTTCATATTG GTATGACCAACGTGCTGGATTTTGGGGTGTCATGGGGCACGAGTGCAGCGGCATTATCCCT CCATTTATAAAAGAATTCAGTTACTCAATGCCCAAGAATTGTGCCGGTGGGAACACTGGAGTGCTTGTAAATGGCAGAGAACTTCATCAGAAAGATTTCGATTTGCTTGTAAAGAGAGGCCTTCAACGTTTCTCTGAAAAATCATATACCGTTGATATCTCAGGAAATGTGATTGATGCTGCAACCGGCGACAAATTACGCAGCCTTGGAAAGCTCGCTCCTAC AATCGAGAAGATGAAACGCGGTTTTGGCATGCACGTCCCCGAAGAGATAAGTTAG
- the LOC119350970 gene encoding probable GABA transporter 2 — protein MAVAVADEAATRRGERGDGEGKAAAGDAGAAFVLESKGTWWHAGFHLTTAMVGPAVLSLPYALRGIGWALGLATLTALAAVSFYTYYAMSRVLDHCEAAGRRHIRFRDLAADVLGSGWAFYLMVAVQGAINVGVTIGSILLAGNSLQIMYSSLVPDGPLKLYHFIIAVASVLALLSQMPSFHSLRYINLGSLVLSVGYTILVSAACIRAGLSSNAPAKDYSLSTSKSEKTFDAFLSVSILAAAFGNGILPEIQATLVPPAAGKMVKALVINYSVAFFTFYPLAITGYWAFGQTVQSNAIQSLMPNAGPSLAPRWLLCLTVVLVLFQLLAIALLYAQVVYEVMEKRVADATRARFSWRNLLPRVAMRTLYVAVCAFVAAALPFFGEIVGVIGAVGYIPLDFILPVVMYNMVVSPPRRSVVYMTNVAIMVLFTGLGVIGAVASVRKLVLNAGRFKLFNDHVVK, from the exons AtggccgtcgccgtcgccgatgAGGCCGCGACGCGCCGCGGCGAGCGTGGCGACGGCGaagggaaggcggcggcgggggaCGCGGGGGCGGCGTTCGTGCTGGAGTCCAAGGGGACCTGGTGGCACGCGGGGTTCCACCTCACCACGGCCATGGTGGGGCCGGCGGTGCTGTCGCTGCCGTACGCGCTCCGGGGCATCGGCTGGGCGCTGGGCCTCGCCACGCTCACCGCGCTCGCCGCCGTCTCCTTCTACACCTACTACGCCATGTCCCGGGTGCTCGACCACTGCGaggccgccggccgccgccacatACGCTTCCGCGACCTCGCCGCCGACGTCCTCG GTTCTGGATGGGCGTTCTACCTAATGGTGGCCGTGCAGGGTGCTATCAACGTCGGGGTCACCATTGGCAGTATCTTGCTCGCCGGCAACTCTCTACAG ATTATGTACAGCAGCTTGGTGCCAGATGGCCCTTTGAAGCTGTACCATTTCATCATCGCCGTCGCCTCCGTGCTGGCTCTCTTGTCCCAGATGCCCTCATTCCACTCGCTGCGGTACATTAACCTCGGCTCGTTGGTCCTTAGCGTCGGCTACACCATCCTCGTCTCCGCCGCTTGCATTCGGGCAG GTCTCTCGAGCAATGCTCCGGCGAAGGATTACTCGCTGAGCACATCCAAGTCGGAGAAGACTTTCGACGCCTTCCTCTCCGTCTCCATCCTAGCCGCCGCGTTCGGCAACGGCATCCTGCCCGAGATCCAGGCCACGCTGGTACCTCCGGCGGCGGGGAAGATGGTGAAGGCGTTGGTGATTAACTACTCGGTGGCCTTCTTCACCTTCTACCCGCTGGCCATCACCGGCTACTGGGCCTTCGGCCAAACGGTCCAGTCCAACGCCATCCAAAGCCTGATGCCGAATGCAGGACCCTCGCTGGCGCCGAGGTGGCTGCTCTGCCTCACCGTCGTGCTCGTCCTCTTCCAGCTCTTGGCCATCGCGCTCCTCTACGCGCAGGTGGTGTACGAGGTCATGGAGAAAAGGGTGGCGGACGCGACACGGGCGAGGTTCTCGTGGCGAAACCTGTTGCCGCGGGTGGCGATGCGGACCTTGTACGTGGCGGTCTGCGCATTTGTGGCGGCGGCGCTGCCGTTCTTCGGCGAGATCGTGGGCGTGATCGGCGCCGTGGGGTACATCCCGCTCGACTTTATACTCCCCGTCGTCATGTACAACATGGTGGTGTCGCCGCCTAGGAGGTCGGTGGTGTATATGACCAACGTGGCGATCATGGTCTTGTTCACCGGCCTCGGGGTCATTGGCGCCGTCGCATCCGTGAGGAAGCTCGTGCTCAATGCCGGGCGTTTCAAGCTCTTCAACGACCATGTCGTCAAATGA